The Amycolatopsis japonica nucleotide sequence CAGCGAAAGCGCGGTCTCTTCGTCGCCCGCCCGCAGGGCCTCGATGATCCTGGTGTGCTCGGTGACCCGTTCTTCGACCTGCTGGTAGGTGCCCTGCAGAGCGGTGAGGCACATCCGCGTCTCGATCAGCAGCGTCCGTGCCATGCGCACGAGCCGTTTGCTACCGGAGGCGGCGATCAGCGCCTCGTGGAACCGGAGATCCGCCCAGGAGAGCGCGGTCGGGTCGTCGTCGTCCGCGGCGGCGGCCATGGCGCGCACGGCCTCTTCGAGTTCGGTGGCGACCCGTTCCCGGTCCCCGCGCAAGGCGCGCAGCATCGCGGCGCGTTCGATGGCCGAGCGCGCCGAGTAGATGTCGTAGACGTCGCCGGGTTCGAGGTCGATCACGAACAGCCCGCGGTGGCGTTCACTGCGCAGGAGCCCTTCGGAGACGAGGTGCTGCATCGCCTCGCGCAGCGGTCCCCGCGAAACCTGGAACCGGGAGGCCAGGTCCGTTTCACCGAGCTGGGTGCCGGGAGGGAGGGCGCCGGTCATGATCGCGTCCCGCAGCTGGCGCGCGATGATCCCGGCGGTCGACTCCCGGCTGACCGGCTCGATTTCCGGCAAGGACATGGTTCAGCTGCTCCTCAGTCCGAACAGGGCGCCTAAGGTGCGGACGAGCGGGGCCTTGCCGGTGAGCCGCAGGCCCTCCCAGACGGTGACCTGGTTGGCGGTCAGCACCGGCTTGCGGAGCCTGGTTTCGAGCGTGTTGATCTCGCCGAGCGTCCGCATGGCGGTGTCGGGGACGAGCAGGGCGTCGGCGGCCGGGTGGTCGCGGCTCACCGCGAGTTCGACGACGGCTTCCGGGGCGAGTTCGCCGACCTCGGCGGCGGTGTCGATGTCCGCGCTGCCCATCGAGACCACTTCGATCCCGCCCGCGCCGAGGAATTCGACGAACAGGCGGGCGACGTCGTCGGGGTAGCTGGCGGCGACCGCGACCCGCCGGACGCCGAGGGCCTGTGCGGCGTTGACGAAGGCGAAGGAGGTGCTCGACGCCGGGACGCCGGCGACGGCGGCCAGCCGGTCGGCCTGATCGCGGGCACCTTCCCAGCCGTAGACGAAACTGCCGCTGGTGCACGCCCAGACCACCGCGTCCGGTTCGTGTTTGGCCAGCAGTGCGGCGCCGTCGGCGAGCCGGCTTTCGCTGCCGAGGTCCAGGAGCTCGGGCACGGCGTGCAGGTCGGTCCCGTAGATGTGCTCGACCGGCAGTTTGATCCCGGCCATGTCCCCGCCGAGGAGCTGTTCCGCGAGCGGGTAGTCGTCTTCGGCCGCGTGATCGGGGTAGATGAACCCGATGGTGGTCGTCTCGGACGGCGGCTCGGGTGGGGCGAACGGCGTGATGGGCACGGAACCTCCGGAGGGCAGATTGTCGACAATCGTAAGGGAAGAGGTCAGTCGACCTCCCGGAGCCACTTGCCGGGCCCGACGATCGGCAGGTTCATCCGCCGGAGGCAGGCCCACATCGTGAGCTGATTCGCGGTGAGGACGGGTTTGCCGAGCGCGCTTTCGAGTGGCTCGATCAGATCGTAGGTGGGGAGGTTGGTGCAACTGACGAAAATGGCTTCGGCGTCGGCGTGGTCGGCGGCGAGGATGCGTTCGGCGATGGTCCGGTAGCTGACCTTCCAGATGCCGCCGCCCAGGCCGAGATGGTCGCTCGAAACGGTGCGGACGCCGAGTTCGGCCAGGAAGTCGTGCAGCTTCCCGGTCAGGTCGCCGTCGTAGGGCGTCAGCACCGAGACCCGGTGGAGGTCGAGCTGATGCAGGACCTCCGCCAGTGCTCCGGACGTGGTGACGGCGTCCGTCGCGCCCGCATCGCAGATCGCCTTGGTCA carries:
- a CDS encoding maleate cis-trans isomerase family protein; the encoded protein is MDFDLLEFEGPLAQRGIGVIAPFDLALERELWRWVPMEVSLHLARTPYEPVPVSMEMAQLVSDSRHLAAATRDVLHVEPEVVAYLCTSGSFVNGVDYERSLTKAICDAGATDAVTTSGALAEVLHQLDLHRVSVLTPYDGDLTGKLHDFLAELGVRTVSSDHLGLGGGIWKVSYRTIAERILAADHADAEAIFVSCTNLPTYDLIEPLESALGKPVLTANQLTMWACLRRMNLPIVGPGKWLREVD
- a CDS encoding GntR family transcriptional regulator, which codes for MSLPEIEPVSRESTAGIIARQLRDAIMTGALPPGTQLGETDLASRFQVSRGPLREAMQHLVSEGLLRSERHRGLFVIDLEPGDVYDIYSARSAIERAAMLRALRGDRERVATELEEAVRAMAAAADDDDPTALSWADLRFHEALIAASGSKRLVRMARTLLIETRMCLTALQGTYQQVEERVTEHTRIIEALRAGDEETALSLLEAHMEDAVQRLAPGTSLREGEAPAVP
- a CDS encoding maleate cis-trans isomerase family protein, whose translation is MPITPFAPPEPPSETTTIGFIYPDHAAEDDYPLAEQLLGGDMAGIKLPVEHIYGTDLHAVPELLDLGSESRLADGAALLAKHEPDAVVWACTSGSFVYGWEGARDQADRLAAVAGVPASSTSFAFVNAAQALGVRRVAVAASYPDDVARLFVEFLGAGGIEVVSMGSADIDTAAEVGELAPEAVVELAVSRDHPAADALLVPDTAMRTLGEINTLETRLRKPVLTANQVTVWEGLRLTGKAPLVRTLGALFGLRSS